From the Ovis canadensis isolate MfBH-ARS-UI-01 breed Bighorn chromosome Y, ARS-UI_OviCan_v2, whole genome shotgun sequence genome, the window gaaatcccaggtctgatctcctttagaatggactggttggatctccttgcagtccaagggactctcaagagtcttctccagcaccagagttcaaaagcatcatttcatcggtgctcagccttcttcacagtccaactctcacatccatacatacatccCGTcaattttggatttccttcccatttatgcCACCATAGAGCAGTTGAgtccctctcttcttttacttttctcaaaacatagtagttttaaaaatttaactgggGGTTAattacaatacaatattgtgatggtttctgtcaTGCATCAACATTAATAAGCCATAAGTGCACAGGTGTCCCACCCATCCTGGAGCCGCTCCCACATCCCTTCCTACGCTATTCTTCTGGGTTGTTCCAGACTCCTTGCTTCACATGCCCTGCTTCGTGCAGATGAAAACGTGGATGATGATTTTTCTACacaaaatatgtaattttctcTATTTCACATGTGAGAAAATGGGTGCAGATGTTTCTACCTGAAATAGGAAACTGGCATTTCGCATTTGAAAATCTACTTGTGTAATTTTCTTcatcatatgtggaatcttatcTGTTTCCCAGAAGTACATCTGTGCACATGTTTTCCTACATGAATGGGGAattctatatattttagatatgaaAAGTTGAGCATATACTTCCCTTCTTGAATTCTGAAACTGTATACATTTCCTATATGAAAATTTCAATGAAATTTTACTGACATGAAGTGTGTAATTAAGATCTGGGGAAGCGATATGGAATTGAAATTATCTCTATTTCATAAACAAAATTCTGGGCACCACCATTTCCTTGTGAAATActtaatcctttgtatttctaatgtATAAAACAAGGACTGTCCACCATGAAATATGGAGTTCTCTATATTTCCTGTATCAAAATCTAGGCATTATTCTCCTTCATGAAAGTTGGACTTCTCTATATTTCATATCTGAAGACCAGAACGAACATTTTCctgtgagaaataaagaaatctatGCATTTCATAGATTTCAGGAGCCACTGGTTCTTCAGTCTCTGAAACACCTGTTAgcatttgtgtctctgtgtgttgcacgtgtgtgtgtacatgtgtgtacttGTATcacctgtttgtgtgtgtgggtctGTGAGTGTGTCAGGCCTAAGGTAGGTGCTCAGTGTGAAACACCAGACATCCTAGGAGACAGAGTGTGAGCAGTGGAAACTGTCCAGGCACTTAACCTGAGTGTGCCCACCTTAACTATGGGGCCTGGAGGTAGAGTAACTAATGGTCAGGAGGGGCACTTTGGGCCACTTGAAACACTTACAGGAATACCTCTGTTCCTCTGGGAAGTGCATCCCCAGGTGCACATCCTTAACTACCCAGGTGCCTCCTCTAAGCTGCAGGCCGGGGGTAAATGCTAAGAGCTGACAGACAGTAGGCCAGGGGCTCCAGAGGGGCTAGGCTAGGGGCTGCACTGTGGGGCTCAGACAGCTGGCCGAGGAAAGTGCACTGCTTCTTCCTCAGAGGATGGCTGCATTCTTGACACTGCTCAAGCCTAAGGCACAAGTTTAGGGATGACTCTAAAGCACGTGCACATCCGTGAGGTTGGCATAAGCCCTCCCCCAACCCGcccaccttcccccaccccctccaccgtgccctcccaaccccccaaccctgcccccttccctcctactccccccacccccaacccgtgGCTTGCAGTTTGGATCGGAAGTGAGCAACTCTGGCCCTGAGGTACCCAGGAAACCTGTCTGACCTGTGTGGATCCCTGAGCACACGGAGTCGCCCACTGCCTTAGGGGCAATTTCAAGTTTGAGGATGATTGCAGCGGCAGGTGCCCTGGCTCTCCCAGTCGCTCCTCAGGCACTGCTACATTGTTAGGCAGGCAAACGGCTTGCGAGGACACGCCCCCTTTGCACTGGACGGGGTTTGGCCGCTCTTCACCTGCTGCCAGAAGGCCCAGAATTCCAAGGGGCGTGTCCAAAGAGCTAACGCCTTTAGGCTCCATTTGATTGGTTCTGTGATGAGGTctggaggtcagggtggagagtTCAACCCCTTCCCGCCGCCATATTAGACGTGCGCAGTGGCACAGGGTTCTGCGCATGCGTCTCTTCCTTTCCCTGTTCGTTGGCTGTGGGCAAGTAACCCGTTGGAGTACCACGTATACTGTGGCGGGTGGGCGGACTGTGAGGGCTGTCTGCTGTGCTCTAGTGTCCAGCTTGTTTGCAGCTTGGGGCTACGGCGAGAACAACATGGAGAGTGAGACGGGGCCAGAGGAAGGCGGCAGCACTCCAGGatcctggatcttagttgtgagcCCGGGCCTTCACGAGGGAGGGGCCCTGGGGTCTACCAGCCTGGTGGGGGCGGCAGAGGCGATGCAGGCCCTAGGTGGTGTGCCAGGCGAGGAGGCCGCCCTTTTCTGGGTGGAGGAAGGTgcggccctggaggagggagacgTGGTGGGAATCGGGCAGGAATTAGACAGGATTCGCTGGTGTAAGACATCATGGAGGACACGGAGGTGGTGGTGTACCAGGAGCAGAAACAGGTGTCCTCGGAGGAGCAAGGCCAGGAACATCCAAGGCCCGGAGCCCCGAGTGACCGGCTTGCGCTGGAGGCACTGGTGGACCTGCAGCTGGAGTTGGATCCTGTGAATAAGAAAGCCCAAAGGGCGCATGCTCGCCTGAAACATAAGACCTGTCAGAGGCGGAGGGTGCATCTAGAACACAGAAGTGCCATCATCCAGGGAATCCCTGGCTTCTGGGTCGAAGTTGTATCCCTTGGTGTGGTGcttgtgaatttatttatttatttttttaacctgggCTACTGCAGCAGCAGTTTACAGATCTGGCACTTCTGgtacaaaatttacttttttggaTAATGTGTATTGGTTACCGTCCTGCATATCTGTTCCTGAAAGTAGGTGTGATGTCCTTGCGTTCTGGTTAGCACAACCTATACTTGGGCTTTATTTGCAGAGGTCTCAATCAGAATTGTCATTAGCACCAGGGACTCTTCAGAGAAAAGGCTTGTCTGGAATCCAGTTCTTCTCCGAAAAGCTGAGTGAATTTGGGGGTGAGGTTGTGATGAGTAAGTGGTCATACCTGTTCTAGCTAGGAGTGCTTGTTTTGCACAAGTAAGCTAACTTTCAAGGGGCTGCGATGAAGCTTATGCTCTTAGGAAGAGAACCTCCGGATAGTGCATGCGTAGGCACAGCCTTGGACCTTATTCAGCATTCATACAGTTTGCGTCAACAGAAATGTGACGAGTTAACTAGTAGCAAGTTGAAGTCAAACAGTGCCATTCTACTCTTTAGGCTAGCTTTGTTTTTCCAGCACTTTTCCCTCTAGCATCTAGAGGCTCCTTGACTTAAAGCAGTTTATGAACCACCCCCAAATGTCGATTTTGATGAGCAACCAAGATGAGGACATGCTTCACTTCATGACCAACTTGAAGGTCAGGCAGGGGACAGTGATGATTGTGGAGGGGAGGTGACTGGGCGGGGACATGGTTTATCCCTAAAACGTGGAAGGACAGCTCTTCTGTAAAGAGGTTGCACAcctaccccaccccccagctccccACACTTTGTCCTGGCAGGTGGAGGAATACAGGCACCCCACCCATCACTGCAAGATCACATTGTCCTTTCGGAGGAATAGGTATTTCCAGAATGAAGTGATTGTTAAGGAGTATCTGATTAACGTCACTGGTAAGAAGCAGCTCCCTGGATTTGGGAGGTGGGAGCAGAAAAGTGTAGGTTGAATTGGAAAGTGATTTAGATCTTTCTCCCATATGCCTTTTCCTGCAGGATATCAGGCATCTTGTTCGACTCCAGTTCAGTGGTACCAGGGGTTTGAACGTAAGGCATACAGCCGCAGGCACCATGACAGCAGCGTTAACTTCTTCAACTGGTTCTTTGACCACAACTTCTCAGGGTCTGACTGGATTGCTGAGGTGGGGTCCCATGTAGCCACTGGGCCAGAACTGGTGATAAATGTTGGAGTTGGTGGTGGTACATGGGAGGGCTCATGGTCTGGCCAGCCCTGTGCTGACCTTGCTCATTTCCCTGGCAGATCATCATAAAGGATCTGTGGCCCAATCCTTTGCAGTACTATGTGAAGAGGAAGGCTCCACCACAAGAGGTGCTGGAAGGACAAGAGGTGAGGCGCCCAGGGTCTGAGCACTGGCATATGTGTTGTCCGGGAACTTGAGTCATTTATTTCACTTGTGGAGAAAGTGAGACTCCGTGGAGTACACAGTGACACCAGGGCATGAAGGAATCACCAAGAGACAGGACTGTAGTGAAGAAGAGGTTCTAACTAGAGAAGCTTGAGGCAGAGGAAGTGGCCTGGCCAGGCCAAAGTCACTCCAGTTTAAGTCAGCTGCACATCTCTGAATTGTCATTCCGTGGCCAACAAGTCCACCCTCAGGCTCCTCTTAAATTGGGACCCACCTGCTATTCTTGATGAAGTCCCCTTTCCAAAAAGGTCTGTGAGTCTCCTTTGTGCAAGGCGGTTCCCCCGCTGACCCATCATTTGATTCCATTTTGATCATCACACTTGTtatgtgttttaaatttctttcacacCTTTTTCATCTGCCACCCTCATTCTGAGAATACTGACCACTGTGCCGGATTATGGAGaagagtcttttatttattttaactggagggtaattattttacaataccaTGACAGGTTTTGCTCTACATTGGCCAACATGTGTCCCCCCAAATGCTGAACCCATCACCCACCGACCTGCCCTACCTGTCTTTCTGGGTTGTCCCACAGCGTGTCTTTGGTTGCCttacttcatgcatcaaactcgcactggtcatctgttttacataagcTAATGTAAATGTCTTAGGGCTATTTTCTCATATTAACCCACCATCACCGTCTCCCACTGAGtcgaaagtctgttctttatatgtctGTGTCTTActtgctgccctgcatgttggATGTTCGGTATCACTTACAAGGTCCTCaactccatgtatttgtgttaacgtacagtgtttgtttttctctttctgacttaactacACTCAGTGTAATAGGCACCACATTCattccatctcattagaactgacctgGATTTGTTCCTTTTTAGAGCTGAGTAACAtaccattgtgtatctgtactcCAGCTTCCTTATCCCTTCATGTACccatggacatgtaggttgcttccatgtcctagctgttgtaaatactTCTATGGTGAAGACTGGGATGCGTGTTTTTTACTGTGTGCTTAGAGGAAATCTAAAAGTTCACAAACACTCTCTCCTGGGAACTGACTTGAAAGATTCAAGCTGTCTTTAGTGTTTTTAGAGAAGGTAGGTTtacatatttctttctctctctgttttgaaAGGAACCCCCGCCCCCTAGATGTTGAGAAACTTATGATGGCGTGTCCCCATTTacctaaaatagaaaaccaaagaAGCTGCTTCATGTGAAGATCAATGGCCAGCATAATTCTCTTGGATGGGAAATTAATGAAGAGTGGTCTGGTGCTGAAATGGATTGAGCGGGAGACACAAATAAACCTGAAATAATtgtgaaagataaataaaaagcacCTACTGCTGTGTCTGCGCATTGTTTGTGCAGGATTTCAGGACAAACACTTCAGCTGCATGTAGGATTCTCAGTTTACTGCTTGTGAATTACCAGTCCATGGAGATTTGTAGAGGGGGTTAAGTCATATGTTTTGGTTGTGTCAGGGGATGCAGTTCTTCctgtggggagggggttggggaggatggagaaagaagatgaagGGCCCATTAACTGTGTGTGTGGAAGTTTTACAAGAGAAATGTGGATGTTCATGGAGAGGGTCTGGTGAACAAGGACCAGAGATTGAAACAGTGGAACACAATTTTGTTGGAAGGTGGTGCCCCAGGTATCTTCTCTGTCGCATATCATCAGACATTTTAAGAGCACAGGACAAAGAAAAGGCCTTCACATTCAACTCACTGTGAACCTAGAAGGCCATATGTATATGAGCGTGTATATGAGTGCACAGTCAGCTTTGCTGAGAGTCCACTTCCCAGAGCTAGGGTTCCAGGTAACATCTTAGGGCATCAGGTATAAGGTATATGGAGGGGGGCTGTGGCCTAGGGAGAAAGTGAGGGGTGGGAAGGCAGTGAGGATATTAGTTTCTGGTAAAAGTGACCAGGGGAAAAGATAAATTGCAAGGAATCAGATAAAGGAAAACTAATCCCGTCATAGATGTTTGAGGTCATGTGAACTCTGTTGTTTTTTCCAGGAACTCAGTTTAGGTACACAGTGTGCAGGGGTAGAAGTGAGGGGAGTGAGGATGTTAGTGCCAACCTACCCAGCCATGTGCTCTGtgtcccatgctgctgctgccatgGCTCGGGTAAATATTCCTTTTTCAAGGAAAGCTTAAGCTATTTGCCCAAGGGCCTCTATCAGGCCAAGGtgtagaaataacatttttctcaCGAGCCCTCTGGTGACAGTTTCCCTTCCTTGCTGAATGGCTCAGCACAGAATGTTTTCAACCACAATGGACCTGTCTTTCATCTAGGGCTTTGTCGCTACTCTTCAAGGGCCAATGGGAACACCTGAAGCATATGGTGCTCACTGAAGGACTGCTCAGCACTTAGGGTGGTCCTTCTGAAGTAGATGACTGCTTTCCAGAATTGTGTCCACGTCTGGATTGGGCAAAGGACAGACTGGCACAAGTAGGGTAGGGAGAGTTCAACATCTGTACTCCAAGTGTTGCCCTCTCATTCCCGATAGAATGGCTCCAACATGAGCATGCCTGAGGGTGATGTCCCACATGAAGTTCTGTCCCACATGAAGTTCTCACTCTAAAGCTTTTCTCCCTGAAGCAGCATCTCTTTGAGGGCAAAGGGTAAATGTTGAATGTCAAAGTTCATGGGTTTATGGAGGTCCCCTTCAACATGCCCTGAATGAGATTCCTGCTCAGGGCCAGCTTTTCCATGTGAATATCTACACCCCAGCTTTGCTCCTACAGAGATGCATCTACAGCTCTAGAAGGCAAGGCTTGACCTCTGGGTGATTTCTGAACAAGCAGCCTAGGAGACACTGGAAGTATGTCTTCTTACTTTCTTAATCTGTAAACTTCAAAGGATCCTTGGGGCTCTGGCAGGCTGGTACCTGTCTTTCTTAGTGCtagttcaaaacaaaacaaagcagaaacgGTGTAATAACTCTACAGCAGGTGTGAGACAGCATATTGTTGCATGGATTTCGGGACCTTAGACTGGGTCATGGCATTTATCCACTTTCAGAAGTTTTAAGCATTGCAAAGAAGATAGAGACAAGAAAAGTTTAGGACAGTGTCCCCCAACACCTAATGTTTCCTACCAGTGCTTCAGGACCAGGGGTGACTTTAGCTCTAACCTGTCCTGGAGTGAAGTGCAGAGATAGTCATGGATCGGTTAGTAAATCTGAACTGTGGATGGTTGACTGGATAGTCATTCTCTGGAAACTTGCCATGACTTGTGTCCCAGACTCTTTAAGGCTTTCACTTGGGCCCTAAAGTCTAGGTGCTATTAGATTTGACTGCACACTCAGATGTGTTGTGTAAGGTTTTCTTCCACTGCATATCAATGCATGTGAGACTTGGCGGATTAGTGATGAATTCATGAGCATTCTGGCTCAATCAGTCTGAGCTGCTTTTGCTTCCTGTGCCCTGGATGTGTTCATGTTTTCTAAGTTTAGAATGAAGACTGGGTGTGTCCATTGTGTTTGCCCATGATTGtgagttgatatttcttcctgtgaGTCTGCCTGTGCCTCCTGTATTCTTTCATGTTGCACCCATGCTTGTGCCATTATGCCCAGCTCTGCTGCTATATCTGTCTTGCACGTTCCTGTTCAACATACATGCATTGTATTACTCGTATTTACTCCTTTTTTCAAGTTTGTGTATCTTTGTTAGACTGCATGTGAATTTGACCTATTCTTCATTCCTGGATCAAATGCTTCCAACATCTTGAATTGTGACTTTTTTAAAGACTGCCTTGATATTTGCACACATCAAGAAATGCTTTATCACAGGAACAGTTAACAATGATCCACATGTGGAAACAAGAATACCCATACACTTACAGTAATGCCTGATGGGCAAGAATATCACTCGTTGAAGTGGGAATATTAATTAGGATCACAGAGGGCAAAGATGTTGCAGGAATGCATCTGTCAGGAAATTTTTTATCTGTCAGGAAAGATTTGGGGTTGACTTGTTAAGTGTTCTAAAAACACTACTGCAGGACTGAAATACATTGACTTTTACCCCTActcatgtattcttgccttgatcaTTAAACTGACATTACCCACGCAGAATTTCTTCATGATTGTCAGTAAATCATCAGCCACGTGAGAGGAATTGGGGCTTGCCTTTCTGTAAAGAGAAAGTTGTTAAGGAATTCTTGTCCCAGGGAAAAGGCGTGCATGATCAATTTCAAGTTCAAAGTCCCTTGCTATTTCTGTTGTGTTTCTGGAAGGAAAGCACAGGGAATGGAACCACACCAACCTGATTGGCACTGTGAACCAGTCTAAGGCGACAGAATTAGAGAACACAGGCACAGGTCACTCAGCCGTCCACAGTGAGGACTTCCAACCCTGCCACATCCTTGCATGTCCATCC encodes:
- the LOC138431293 gene encoding testis-specific Y-encoded protein 3-like — encoded protein: MRLFLSLFVGCGQVTRWSTTYTVAGGRTVRAVCCALVSSLFAAWGYGENNMESETGPEEGGSTPGSWILVVSPGLHEGGALGSTSLVGAAEAMQALGGVPGEEAALFWVEEDIMEDTEVVVYQEQKQVSSEEQGQEHPRPGAPSDRLALEALVDLQLELDPVNKKAQRAHARLKHKTCQRRRVHLEHRSAIIQGIPGFWVEVFMNHPQMSILMSNQDEDMLHFMTNLKVEEYRHPTHHCKITLSFRRNRYFQNEVIVKEYLINVTGYQASCSTPVQWYQGFERKAYSRRHHDSSVNFFNWFFDHNFSGSDWIAEIIIKDLWPNPLQYYVKRKAPPQEVLEGQEELSLGTQCAGVEVRGVRMLVPTYPAMCSVSHAAAAMARGFVATLQGPMGTPEAYGAH